The Rhipicephalus microplus isolate Deutch F79 chromosome 4, USDA_Rmic, whole genome shotgun sequence sequence ACACTTCCcccctctagccaccatagtCTTACAAATAAAATCGTCGAAAAAAGGGCTTCGTTCTGTTTCGTTTACTTTATGCGTTTACCTACGCAGCCAAGtgcgctgtcgtcgtttcgatggtggcgacTCCTCACGCTGTGGCCGCGAAGCTCGCAACATGCCACGGGCCTGGCGGcgccgcgcaacatcgctcagttttgcagCTTACCTAGTTCTGGAAATGTTCATATGTATCTgcaaggcttgtgttggctggcgtTGAGCGAGGCTTCGTTTCAAAAGCGAATACCACTGCATAAATGAAGCTTCTCCAAAACAAAACGTTTACAAGCCGATCTGATTCACGCGTATTACATTCTAAAATAAACGTCCACtcaccttgacggcacaaccaaacggcgaaGGAACAGACGACATAAACGTGGCGGAAAGAGCGCTCACTTTGTCGTATGCCTGACAAGTTTAGTGGTCGTTGGTTACTTCTCTGGTTCGTAAAATTGTAAATCAACGTAGAAGCACAGAACATCTATACACTACCAAttagagaagggaaactgtacctttgacagTGCAACGAAAATAAGGGTAGCGGTGGCGTTGTGAACTAACTTAACCGACCTAGAGACGGCGGTAGTAGGCCTATCATCATCATTGCGCtagggtatggtggctagaaggagaggtgtcagcatcggcgcgccggagagcgagcgagaattcCCAACCAACCAAGTGGctttgaaaagaagaaaaaggaagaaaaaagcgcagtcccgttactgcctctcttaatCGAGGGCACCGTCACAGTTATGCGCAGGGAAGGGCGAATGGAAATTgaagagacagaagagaagaggtaagagAAGGGTAGGGAAAAGCATTCGCACAGTATCACATTGCGTGCgtccgaaaccgctgcgataatCCGCAACCATCAGGAAAAGCCACCGAGAAGGCCGGAGAATTAATTCACCGAAAAAGAAGAGGATGAGCCTAAGAGGCGcatgaatgtaaaaattagacatattcgtCCAATACACAatctaaagtcaatgcttagcatacaattcgatgatatatttcctcataacgcgaaacaattggcatataggtatttaaatgaccagttagcagattatctagcccacctagagataagcaatatcatagcgactgatgcatctgtctcaaaagaaaaggctggggttggcatcttctctccttctttggactggtccttttcgattcgactcccagattataccccggtattcatggcagaattattggccattgttcttgccctacgcaaattaccctcaagcgaatcattagcagtgatcattacagattcgttatcagtttgtaatgcactttctgcggcagtaaattcggagctgatgaatacgtttcggcatttagtaccgaaaaacgtaaaaaaactgcattttctatgggtaccaggccaccgcggattatatttgaacgaaatggtggactctttagcagcagtatccctgggtgggcccaccattccagttttgccagatacggcttacgtaactgcgctaaggttccgaaatgcttgcctacactggggaaaaggtaatttggataacttcaaagatttcgagcatttgagctattgctggaataaacagtggtgtttatctcgccagttagaggtcacttataccagattgcgctgtgcagttccacaactaaattattaccttaataaagctcagctcaaggcgtcaccgctatgcatttggtgcaacgaaattgaaacgattgaacatttctttttattctgtcatcgttattcttatcagagaaaaagatttttagtagccccattacaaaagctaggaatacaagtaaatttaccagtaattttatcacttggcggagcttcatttggttactgccacagggatgtatgctccgctgtgtttaactacatcaacgcaactaaaagattaccatgctagtgaaccactaccttttcagatctttagtttataattcatagtaatgtctttcaaaaacaaaagatggtttgaccgcttgctcagcacacatttttgtttttctggtagtattattttacgctactttttcagattggcttcatttttagtttagtttcatttaagtatcctgccgcccggttcttggcccatccccctttgtgggtaagcgccatccatcacaggtcatcagcatcagcatcacaCTCGCGTGACCAGAAAGCGCAAGCATGAGAGAGGAAAGAAAAAGGCCGAATGATTTCGGTTCAACGACAGGGAAAAAAAACAGTTGAATGCACAGATAGGAGATACGTGCGTGGGCACGTACCTCAGGgacgaaagaggaaaaaaaacattgttcCAGTTTAACGAgatgggaaaaaaagaaaaaaaactgttgaaCTTACAGATTAGTGTCCTGTTGACCTTGGTGAAATAATCCAGTGGGGGCACAGAACACTGGCAAGGGCGGAAAGCCCGAACAcgagagaaaaggaaaaaaaagttcagttcagtcaaaaaaaaaggaggaaaaaaaaagaaaaaaagaaaaggaaataaagTTTAGCTGAACACACAGATGAGAGTTCCGAGGAACTCGATGTGTCAATCCCGTCGCTCTAGTTCGCCGGAACGATTGCTTCATGCGCAGCGATAGCCGCCGCACACAGGCCACGAACCGGAGAATCAGGGGGGAGGAACACCATCACTGCGCGGATAGCGGCTACAAGTGCGGAGATCACCGCGTCCCTCGGGTCTGCCTCGGAGTCGGGGCAATCCAGAGGAGGGGGCGAAGGGGCACTCGTGCTTGCAGCAGGCGCACTGGTAGGAGGGCGAGGTGCAGGCACTGACGCCGATCGACGACCGGAGGCGACAGCGTCCCGAAAGGAGCGGCCCTAGACGACTTCCACGCTGCCTCGCTTGTCGATGGTGTTGACAGCGGTTCTGGCTTTCTCCGGCGCATGGCGGCGCGTCACGGGGCCATCCGAGGAGGCGATGATGACGGCGGCCTTGCGCTGAATTTGCCAGAAAGGGCAGCGCGGTTCGTAAGCTAGATGCGTGCCACTGCAGTTAATGCAGCGAGGGCGCTCCGCAGGACAGGGCGCTTTGGCGGGGCTGCCGCCGCAGCGGAGGCAGCGTTGGTCCCGCGAACAGGTCGCGGTGGCGTGGCCGAAACGGCCGCAGCGGGCGCACTGAAAGGGCCGTGGCAGGCGAGGACAGACAGGCCGGTGGAGCTTGAAAAGGGCCACAACCAGCGGAACCGTAGTGCCCTGAAACGTGATCGCGAGGCACCTGCCTCGTCGGACGCAGGGGATGACCGGGACAGCTGAGTCGAGGCTGGCCACGATTTCCTCCAAGTCAAGGGTTGCGTCGACGCCATAGACGGTGCCCACGCAGCTGTTTACCACAAGGAGCTTCCCCCTGACGTGGGTGTCGCAGATCTGGCTCATCTGGAGCAGGGGTGTGGAATCCGCGAGGGGCTGAATGTCCACAGCGACGACGTTGCGCCGAAAATTGACGCGGACGCGTCGAGTGGCCGAGAAGCCCGAGAGGAAAGCCCCGATGGCTTTGCGGGTCGTGGCGAGGTAGTTGGCCTTCTTGCCAACTGGACGGTAAAGGATGGTGCCGCCGTGCTCTCCCACTGCTGCAGGAAAGGCCGGGGGCTGTGTGACGGGCTCAGGAGCTGGGTCGGCGTCCAGTTGAGCTGGGGGGCGAGGTGGTGAGTTTAAGCTGAAGCTGGGGGCACCAGTTTCCTCCCCTGTCGTGTCCTGACGATGTCGTTATGACGACGGTGGTGTTTGGTGTTCCCATGAGGAACTAGAGGTGAACGATTCGTCTGTCTCCGAGGAGTCCGCCCGAGTCGGCGCGTCTTCGATGGAGCGCTCTTCCTCGCGCGCGCCCGTAGGCGAGCTTTGCGATGTTGATGCCGACGGCCATGGTCGTAAGTCGCGAAGCGTCGGTGTTGACGACGCATCCTGATGCTTTTGCTGCTTCGGGTGGAAGTCAGCCTTCAGGTTTTGGTTGGCCCGAGCTCGGTACCGAAGTACAGGCAGGCCCATGACTAGGGGTAGCCCTCAGAAGGGCTGTGCGCCCAAAGGCGTGAAGCGGGCGTTGAAAAATACCGCacgggaggagcgaaaaaaaagtgcgaccGTCCAGGAGAAAAACTCGCGTCAACCCCcgagcgagaattcatccggatgTGGCAGCGCTGTGGTCGCTTTCGAGATGCCCTTACTCGCGCCCGCGCATCAGTCATTtttcgttgcaaatatttcacgctaccctgcggattataacaaagtctacctgtcacaattctggCGGCACGCTGCAAAGagtgtattggcactgaaaactactgttttcaattcacttcgtgGTATATCAGCAACGGAGCTTAGAAGATAgagtgagctactgtggcggtgtcgctcactgaagcagacaataacggggctcacttttctctttttaagaatcacttcagaagatagagaatcaagtgacttgccatcagcttgacaccaaaacaaagtGCATGCAGTTTTAAAATTTGACGCCGCAGTTTTCTCCGTGGTCTCAGTGCACGTAAAGGTATCGGTAGCCGTTATTTTTATGACTTGCGCAATCAAGATCTAAttttacaagcaagacatttattttctctAGAACAAAAAAAACCTGAAAGATACACACAACATATACATCAAGGTTGAAGAAAACTGGAACCTATATAAAACTAAGCTAAAACAAGTGAATGAGGCAACTAAAGAGAAAAGTAATTATACGATGATAGAATgcgtatacatacacacatgacatTTATATTTCATTGGCAACATAGGTACAGTCACAAACCAATTCACGAAAAAATTGATTTCTGCATATGTAAAACACAACCAGAAAGTGACGTCCTAGTTGTTAATGGGAGATttataacaatgtgaacaagacaatATTAAAATCACATGAAACAACAGAGTGTGAGCAATGCACAATAACAGAAAATAAAATCTTGTTCGCTCAGTTAATGCTGTGACAGCTAAGTCACAGTATTAACTGAGCTTTGaaaacttcattttttctctctttttttttattggacgcATTCTTTCCAGCAAGGAGAAAATGCATTCTTGTCAGAGTAAAGaatctaattatctgatttgtcacttccgATTTGTGGTTTTCACAGCCGACCATATTCAACCTCTTCATAGACAGGAAAGATataaggtctgttatgctgtaacttttcaacttgttgaaactgaagCAATGGGCGAATACATCTTCCTTAGCTTTGAGCAGGTCTCTTGAGGACTCGGACGGCTATAGAAGGCATGATTCTgccggaagcaagctggaattctgAGTGAAGCAACAACCCGCTACATTCGTTGcacttgccccaccgcggtggtctagtggctgaggtactcggctgctgacccgcaggtcgcgggttcgaatcccggttgcggcggctgcattttcgatggaggcggaaatgctgtaggcccgtgtgctcagatttgggtgcacgttaaagaaccccaggtggtcgaaatttccggagtcctccactacggcgtctttcataatcatatggtggttttgggactgtaaaccatacatatcaatcaaaaacattcgttgcacttcgtctttttcaccACCTTCTgggccacatagccactgacgtaaGAAGTGATCAGGGAGTCATTTTTACGTCCAATGAGATCAGTGTGGTCAGGGAGGGCTTCACGAGCAATAATAATTCCATGAACCTCATTGAGGCGCCTCACATCTAGCAGCTCATCTACCTTGTCCTGCAATTTTATTGAACTATTGTGGATGCCAGGGCATAGAAGGCTGCTCGGAactccagaaggtatgtttccactGGAGGGTGACTATGCCAAACTGTATAAACTGAGGCAATTCACAGAGATCAAAAACTGTGTCGGCGAAGGGGGATCAATCGAGCCCAGACATTTGCTTCGGAATTCCAAAAGGATAAGTGCGTCTTGgcagaggcgagacgtcatcaaCTATTTATAGCCCAAGGTTTTCGTGACATAGTGCCGGATGGACAGGGTGCTGGTCAGAGTGACGTGGAATCCTTCGGCAGTTGACCCACTCAGAATCCCACCCTCCTTAGGTAAAGCTTTTTCCCAAGCTGCTAAGAAACCattgataacatgcttgtagctaTGGACGATGAATATTTTGTCAAAATGAGTTTCGCACACAACGCAGTCCTTTTTCCAGTGGTTTGTCAGCGCGACGAATCGTACGCCTCTAGGCCTTGCGCTGTTCATCGTCGGCGGTAGCAGAGAAGAGAgacgctttcttcccttgtttgtGGGCTGAAGCATATcccgcattgcatccaggtgcaaagcagtgtctttaCTGTTTACTCATCACTATTGCATGGTGACATTGGGACGTATTGATCCCGAACAAGTGGAAATAGGCAAAGCGCCGACGTTGCGGcttgcgagcacacgagcaagcgaTTAAAGTGCAGCGCTAGCGGCTGCCAAGCGCTCTCGACCGATCACGGTAGTGTCTTGCGCGCCGCTCCGCGGCCGATTGAAATACCAGAACGCTTCCTTTCAAGGCACGGCCGGGGTGATGCTGacacccacggaggaaggaaaggcagcagaaaggtaggtacctttccttcctccggctgacacctctccttctagccaccatagctagGGCTGCTTTGGTAGCGAGTGCGTTGCATCGCGGTGCGCGCCCGCAGGTTTATGCGCGTTTATTCGCTGCTACCGCGGGGTGGTGTTCGTGCACACGGCACCCTAACGTTGCTATAAATATTTCCGCTATGCCGCCAGGTGACCGAGAGGCCTCAATGGGCAAAAACACGCCCAGCAAGTAGGCTTACATTGTTTATCGACAATCGTGAATGCAGCACTATACATGTAAACAAGGAACACTCTCTCAAAGAGTTGAACCATACATGCAAAAAATAACAGTAATCGCCATCTGTTCAATAAATTACCCGCTGAAATTGTGCAACTTTGTCTCTTGTCTTGTTCAGTCAGACAACGATATTTACACTGGACATCTCTTGCACAGTACTTGGTATCGTGCTGCCCGTTGTCTTTCTCACCCCACATGCTCTCAAAAAGTAAAGTGTCAGTACGATTAGCCTGAGCCGCAATGTGATATTTGACAACGCATTGGCGAGCAGCACATTgcgttgaataaaaagaaataaaacaaattctCATCCGGAATCGGCCTCCTGCATGAAAACAGGCACCCTTGCACCATAATCAGAACCAATGAGAAGACCAAATATTTTCGTAGGAAACACTGCTTGCTCGCCCTACTGTCCTGTGCCAGCGCCATGTgattatttcctcttctttcacTAGAAACAGTGGCTCTGGGTACGATTTGAAGACAGTGATAAATTCGAGATCACCGTTCGCAACAGGTTCAATTACCAAGCGGCGATCTTTTATTCAGATTTGTATCGTGTGTGGTCGTTGGGCCATCCTGACAGTCCGAGCGTAACGGGAAGAATCCCCTAAGTTTATTGTGCCATGCTTTATATACAGGTGGAACGGGCGAGGGCAAGCCAAAGATATCTTGACTGATCGCCACGTGTTGTACATGCAGTAGCGATATCATCCGATACATCCTCTTTCGTATGAGTAAACAAAACAGAACAGTTAAATATTTTTCTAACGGGGAGTTACAGGGTTGAACAGTGCACAGAAGAAACATCGTTCATTGCACGCCACTGGGAAGCTCATCACGACACTTGCACAAAGTTTCTGTCGTAGGTCAACCGCTGTGGTGGCCGTCGCAGTCTTGTCGAACTTCTTGAAGTTACGATGCCTGCCGTATTGGGTGCATGGAGAGCTGCGGGCCCACTACTGCAATTTGCAGTTTGTTCGGCgaagtcctcactgctgctgGAACACGTGCGCCTTCGAAAGCTTTCACCGGTCGGAAGTAGGTGCTGGCGGTTGCGGCGGAGGACCCTTCCTTCCTCTGTGACGACATGGTATGACCTGGGAGTATTGCATGGCTCGAGGACTCGTGCTTTGGTCGACCATGACCCCCCTTTAACTCGAACGGTGTCGCCTGCTCCCAGCGGCGCTAGGGTCCTCCTGCAGGCGTTGCTCTGGCGATGCTTTCGGACCGGAAATTCTGGAACGGAACGGACATCCGGCAGCGTCGTTCGCAGTCGCCTTCCTTGTAACACCTCGGCAGGTGAAGGCGCACCCTCCATCGGTGTCGTCCTGTAAGCGAGTAATCCAAGCCAAAAGTCTTGTTTCGCGTCAGTAGTTTTCTTTAGTATTCTCTTAACGACCTGTACTCCTTTTTCTGCGAGGCCATTTGATTGTGGATACCTCGGGCTTGAAGTGACGTGTTTGAAATCGTACAGCTGAGAAAATGCAGCGAAGTCATGACTTGTGAACTGCGGCCCATTATCGGTACAAAGTTCAACTGGTATGCCATATCTGGCGAAGATGGCACTTGCTGCTTCTATGACAGTTCTCGAAGATGTGTCTTTGAGCAACTCCACCTCGGGAAAGTTGGAGAGCGCGTCATAAACACACAAGTATGTTCTACCGCCATATTCGAAAAGGTCCGCCCCTACACGGTACCAAGGCTGGGGTGGCGCCGGGCGCATCTTAAGAGGCTCTGTCGGCTGTTTGTATGCGTATTTTCTGCATGGTGCACATTTATGGCAGATCGATTCGATATCTTGATTTATTCCAGGCCAAAAAACAAGCTGTCTTGCCCTTGATTTACATTTGTTGACACCTAAGTGACCTTGGTGAATGCGATCTAGCATTTCACGTCTCATAGAAGCCGGTATTACCACCTTACAGCCTTTCAAAAGTACACCGTTAACTTGAGATAGTTCTGCTTGAAATGGCCTCCATTGGCCCTTGATATCCTCTCCAGATTCTAGGTTTTTCAGAACGTCTTTAAGCTCTTCGTCCTTCTCTGTTTCTGCTGACAACCACTTCCATGTTCGGTCGCTCACTAATGAAGACATCACACTTACCGCGTGGACTTCTACATCGTCGCTGTCGGTGTCACCCGCTTGCCTGCTTGTGGCTCTCGAGAGCATGTCGGCCAGGACGAGCTGCTTCCCTGGAATGAATTGCAAGTCAAGGTCATAACGCAGCAAACGGAGGAAGAAACGCTGTAGCCTTGGCGGCATATCGCCTATTGGTTTCCGAGCAATGGTAATCAAGGGCCGATGATCGGTCTCTGCAATGACATTGCGGCCGTAGATAAAGTGATGAAATCTTTCGCAGCCGTACAGCAATGCTAACGTCTCTTTTTCAATTTGTGAATACCGTTGCTCAGTTTCGCTGAGCGCTCGTGACGCGTACGCGACCGGCTTCCACGCGTTATTGTGGTATTGCAGCAAAGCTGATCCAACCCCATTCCGTGATGCGTCGCACGACACTTTGGTTTTTCTCTGAGGATCAAAGATAGATAGCAAAGGTTCTttgctcaaactgtcgcatagctGCTTCCATTCCTGATTGTGGTTATCTGTCCATTCGAAGATTCGGTCCTTTTTGATCAGGCCCCTCAGTAGTGTGGTTCTTTCAGCGAGTGACGGCAAGAATTTGCTGAAGTAGTTGGCAACGCCCAGCATTCGTTGCACCGCAAGCTTGTCAACTGGTGTGGGAATTTGTAGCATGCAATTTATCAAGGATGGGCTTGGTCTGATGCCGTTTTTGTCAATCACGTCCCCGAGAAATTCTATCTTTTCGACCGCAAACGTGCACTTTTCTGGGTTGAATGTAAGGCCGGCGCGTTCAGCTGCTCGTAGCACCGACTTAAGACGCTCATTATGTTCTTCTATGGATGCACCCCAGATAAGGACGTCGTCCACGTACACTCTGACCCCAGGAAGTTCTTCAAAAATTTCATTCAGGGTCCTCTGGAAGACCTCTGAAGCCGATGCTATACCAAAGGGTAAGCGCAAAAACCGGTAGCGGCCGAATGGTGTTGCGAAGGTGCAAATTCGGGAGGTTTCGTCATCTAAAGGGATCTGGTGAAACCCCGAGTTTGCGTCTAGGCGTGAAAAAACTGTCGCGCCGGCGAGGTCTGCTTCTATATCTTCTCTGCGAGGCATTATGTAATGTTCTCTTTTTAGGCACTCATTTATGTTTCGTGGATCAATGCACACTCGGATTTTCCCGTCTTTCTTTCGAACAATAACGACAGGACTCACCCAGTCTGTAGGCTCGGTCACCTTCGTGATAATGCTGGCTCGTTGCATGCGGTCCAATTCCATCTTGAGGGGTTCTTGTAAGGCCACTGGAACACGCCGTGCGGCCTGGACGACGGGTATGGcgccgtcacgtaacaccatcTTGTATGCTCGTTGCACGCACCCGGttccggtgaacagatggcgaaaTTCGTCAAAGATGCACTCATGGTTGCTTTTAGACACGCTGTAAACACGCGGCACAAGCCTCATGAGTTGGCATGCTTGAAGTCCGAGGATCGCTTGACGCCCCTTCCGTACGATGAAAAAATCCAGTACTGAGGTCGAGTCATTCAGTGTGACTTCGGTACGTATGACCCCGACGTGCTGAATTGCCCCTCCTCCATACGAACGTAACACCGCGCTACTTGGATTCAGCGGCGGTTGAGGGCGCATCTTGAGGTAGCAGCTCAAAGGCAGCAAATTTGCTTGTGCTCCCGTGTCGACTTTTAGGTTTACTGGCAGGTTCTTGATTTGAGCTCGCACCGTCCAGTCGCGTGGAATTTTGCCTAAATTTGACACGTCCAGAATGTCAAAGTTGTCTTCGGAGCCTCGGAGCTCGTGAACTTCCGTGGTTGTTTTGCAGCATATGGCGAAATGGTTGCGCCTGTGGCACTTCCGGCACTTCATCCCGAACGCTGGACAGCTTCGTGGTGCATGCTTGCGCCCACATCTCAGACACTTAGAAAAGGCGGGTCCTGGCGAAAAAGTTTTGTCAATAGGAGCCACGCCTACCGGATCTACTTCTTTCAGTTCGCGTGCCCAAACTTCTTGGTGTCCCGCTGCTGCTTCTGCGGCTTTACCTGCCAGCTCGGCCTTTTGTAGTGTCAAATTGTTGTCCCTTAACAGCTTTTCTCGAAGGTTGCTGTCAGTAGTCCCGTAAACGATCTGGTCTCTGATCATCGACTCCTTAAGACTGCCAAAGTTGCACGATGCTGCCTGCGTTTTCAGATCCCTCACAAAATGTTCGAAGGGTTCTCCCGGCTTCTGGATCCTTGAGCGAAATACATAGCGTTCGTGCACTTCGTTACTCTGTCCGGCAAAATATGCATCGAACTTCTGCACGACTGTTTTGTAATCGCTGCTATCCTCCTCTTGCTGGTATTCGAACGTGTTAAAGATCTCAATGGCTTCCTCACCTGCGATACTTAGGAGGAGGGCAGTCTTTGTTGCTTCCTTTCGGGGTTTGCCACTGGTCTCCGACGCGGTCAAGAACAACTCGAAGCGCTGCTTGAAGCCCTGCCAGTTCTTGCTGATTTCCCCATTAGTACGTAGTGGGGGCGGTGGCTTCACAAAATCCATGTTGTACATGCTAGGCGCTAGCTTCGGttaacttctgacaccatgtatcgtgTGTGGTCGTTGGGCCATCCTGACAGTCCGAGCGTAACGGGAAGAATCCCCTAAGTTTATTGTGCCATGCTTTATATACAGGTGGAACGGGCGAGGGCAAGCCAAAGATATCTTGACTGATCGCCACGTGTTGTACATGCAGTAGCGATATCATCCGATACAAGattgactaaagaaactactgcgaCAGTACGAGAAGCACTAATAAGTTAGCAGTGATTATGTAGAAAAGTGAAGTTGGTTTTTGCTAAAGTAAGCCCATTAATAAAAActtttgctaatgaatatttGCTTGCTTGGAACCAAATGGCCCTTATTTTTTTAATTACCTTCAAAGCTTTTACGCTTTGCATTGACAGATGAataaattagttttctttgtgccaatggtgcatagtcatcaaagacactgctcaaacGATGGACAACGGCAGAAGCTGAATTCACATTTGATTCTT is a genomic window containing:
- the LOC142814791 gene encoding uncharacterized protein LOC142814791 — translated: MYNMDFVKPPPPLRTNGEISKNWQGFKQRFELFLTASETSGKPRKEATKTALLLSIAGEEAIEIFNTFEYQQEEDSSDYKTVVQKFDAYFAGQSNEVHERYVFRSRIQKPGEPFEHFVRDLKTQAASCNFGSLKESMIRDQIVYGTTDSNLREKLLRDNNLTLQKAELAGKAAEAAAGHQEVWARELKEVDPVGVAPIDKTFSPGPAFSKCLRCGRKHAPRSCPAFGMKCRKCHRRNHFAICCKTTTEVHELRGSEDNFDILDVSNLGKIPRDWTVRAQIKNLPVNLKVDTGAQANLLPLSCYLKMRPQPPLNPSSAVLRSYGGGAIQHVGVIRTEVTLNDSTSVLDFFIVRKGRQAILGLQACQLMRLVPRVYSVSKSNHECIFDEFRHLFTGTGCVQRAYKMVLRDGAIPVVQAARRVPVALQEPLKMELDRMQRASIITKVTEPTDWGSSSSWPTCSREPQAGKRVTPTATM